In Kordiimonas sp. SCSIO 12610, the following are encoded in one genomic region:
- a CDS encoding type III secretion system chaperone, whose product MLVFFRGLFLVLCISLIVSISAIAQEKAPDEGEESEETKPTQPKMTVDILAKIIMQIDDKAVRNNNSWQFTVAERQIVLVSDPNADRMRVMSPVARADAISPELHKRMLQANFDAVLDARYAIAQDLVWSVFIHPLSKLDQEQLLSGISQVITATLTFGTTFSSGAAVYGGGDTNGIIQKQILDELKEKSKTRV is encoded by the coding sequence TCGATTTCCGCCATTGCACAAGAAAAAGCCCCCGATGAAGGGGAGGAAAGCGAAGAAACCAAACCAACACAACCAAAGATGACGGTTGATATTCTCGCCAAAATTATCATGCAAATCGACGATAAGGCGGTTCGAAACAATAATTCCTGGCAGTTTACAGTAGCTGAACGTCAAATTGTTCTTGTTTCTGATCCTAATGCAGACCGAATGCGCGTTATGAGCCCGGTAGCCCGTGCAGATGCGATTTCGCCTGAGTTACATAAGCGCATGTTACAAGCAAATTTTGATGCCGTTCTTGATGCCAGGTATGCAATTGCTCAGGATTTAGTCTGGAGCGTATTCATCCATCCTTTGAGTAAACTTGATCAGGAGCAATTACTGTCCGGTATTTCTCAGGTAATCACCGCAACATTAACATTTGGAACCACATTCTCATCAGGCGCTGCGGTTTATGGTGGTGGTGATACAAATGGTATTATTCAAAAGCAAATATTGGACGAACTGAAAGAGAAATCTAAAACACGCGTCTAA